In the Cylindrospermopsis raciborskii Cr2010 genome, AAGAAGTATATTTAGCAGAGCGTTTGGTAGAATTACATCCTTGGGCTGATATGGTGAGATTCGCCAGGACCGGGGGTGAAGCCAATGCCATTGCTATTCGGATTGCCCGTGCTGCTTCAGGAAGGGATAAAGTTGCTATTTGTGGTTATCATGGCTGGCATGATTGGTACTTAGCTGCTAACTTGGGAGATGAGCAAAACTTAGCGGGTCATCTTTTACCAGGTTTAGAACCCAATGGAGTCCCCCAGGATCTGCGGAATACAATTTACCCTTTTAACTACAATCACTTTGATGAGTTAGAAGCTCTGGTGAGAAATAATGATATCGGTGTCATCAAAATGGAGGTTTCTCGCAGTGAGGGTCCCCAAGCTGGTTTTTTGGAAAAGGTGAGACAACTGGCCACCGATAAAGGAATCGTTTTGATCTTTGACGAATGTACTTCTGGATTTCGCCAAACTTTTGGTGGACTTCACAAGCTGTATGGTGTGGAGCCAGATATGGCGATGTTTGGTAAAGCCCTAGGCAATGGTTATGCCATTACGGCTACAATCGGAAGGCGTGAGGTCATGGAAGCGGCTCAAACCACATTTATCAGTAGTACCTTCTGGACAGAACGCATTGGACCCACAGCTGGTCTAAAAACTCTAGAAGTTATGGAACGGATCCAATCCTGGGAACAAATTACTCAGACAGGCAAAAAGATTGGTGAAAGGTGGAAAAAATTAGCTGATAAGTATGGTTTAAATCTAAAAGTTTCAGGCTTACCCGCATTAATTGGGTTTAGTTTCCCTGGTTCGAGAATGTTGGAATACAAAACACTGATTACACAAGAAATGTTAGCCCAGGGTTATTTAGCAGCTAATAGTGTTTATGTCTGCACAGAACATACTCAACAAGTATTAGATGGTTATTTTGATGCCCTTGATCCTGTATTTAGTTTAATTGCAGAATGTGAAGCAGGTCGAGACCTAACAACATTGCTCAAAAGTCCAGTTTGTCACAGTGGCTTCAAGCGCCTAAATTAGAAAATGGTTAAGTCTATACTTGTTATAGCTGCTCACCCAGATGATGAAGTATTGGGCTGTGGAGGTGCGATCGCATCTTACACTGCTCAAGGGGTGCCAGTAAACATTATATTTTTAGCTGATGGCATTTCTTCCCGCGATGCCCACAACATATCAGAGCTGGAATGTCGTCACCTAGCTGCCAAAAAAGCAGCACACTGTTTGGGAATTTCTGACATCAGTTTCAGTGATTTTCCTGATAACCAACTGGATACAGTTCCCCTATTATCAATAGTAAAACAGGTAGAACAGGCGATCGCTCGTTATAGACCGGATACAGTTTTTACCCACCATGTTGGAGATGTAAACATAGATCATCAAAAAGTACATCAAGCGGTAGTGACAGCATGTCGTCCCCAACCCCAACATCCGGTCAAAACTCTCCTATTTTTTGAAGTAGCTTCCAGCACTGAGTGGCAACCCCCCGGATCGGCGCCCAATTTTCAACCCAACTGGTTTATAGATATTTCCCATACCTTGACCTTAAAACAGCAAGCGTTGGCTTTTTACAAGGAGGAGTTGCGTCCTTTCCCCCATTCCCGCTCTCAAGAAGCAGTTACCGCTTTAGCACGATGGCGTGGAGCAACAGTGGGAGTGAAAGCAGCAGAAGCCTTTATTCTAGGGAGACACCTGGATGAAAGTAGCCATTAGAGTAGACTCTTCCCATCCCATGGGGTCTGGACACTTAGTGCGTTGTCGCACCTTAGCAGAGGAATTACGCCTTCGAGGTGCGGATGTGAGATTTATCTGTCGGGATCACCCCGGTAATTTAGTCCACCTGCTTACCCGATCTGCTTTTTCTGTTACCGTTTTACCAGCACCGCCACTGTGTGAACCAACAGCAGAATACTACACTCAGTGGTTAGGAGTCAGTTCAGAAACCGATGCAGCAGAGACCATAGAAGCTTTAGAGGGAGAAATTCCCGACTGGTTAATTGTAGACCATTATGGCATAGACCAATTTTGGGAGAGGAAATTGCGCCCCCATGTGGGTAAGATTCTAATCATAGACGACTTAGCTAATCGCCCCCATGATTGTGATGTGTTACTGGATCAGAATTACCAGTTACCCAATCATAGTTATGAGAAATTAGTACCTAATGATTGTCAATTGCTTTTGGGTTGCCATTATGCCTTACTGAGTCCCGAATATTGGCAATATCGTCAGACCTTAGCTTCCCGTAATGGTAAATTAGAGCGAGTGCTGATTTTCTTGGGTGGTACTGATCCGCAAAACATTACAGGTAAAGTCCTATCCGCCCTGTCTGCTCCAGAATTTGCCTTCTTACATTTGGACGTAGTAGTAGGTTCTAGTAATCCCCATAAACTACTATTACAACAACAAATTCAACAGCGTCCTCGAACCAATTTTTATGAAAACCTTCCTCACCTAGCCCAGCTAATGGCTCATGCGGATTTAGCCATTGGAGCTGGAGGTACAACTACTTGGGAAAGACTGTGTTTAGGATTACCTAGCCTAGTCATTAGTATTGCGGAAAACCAAGTTCCAGCTTGTTTGGCTTTGTCGGATGTGGGGGCCATTATTTACCTAGGCACTGCCAATACAGTCAAAATAGAGGATATACAAAATTCAATAAGTTCGCTGTTTCATAATACCGATACCCTAGAGAAAATATCTTATGGATGTAGACACTATGTAGATGGGTTAGGAGCGAAAAGAGTTACAGAGTATTTGAAACCGACTCATCAAAATCAACTAAGGCTAAGGCGAGCAAGAATAACAGATAAGTGGTTTTATTATACTTGGGTAAATGATATAGAAGTGCGTCGTCAGTCTTTTAATTCAGAACCTATCAGTTGGCAAGAACATGAAGCTTGGTTTGACAGAAAAATAGCAGATAATGATTGTTACCTTTGTGTATTAGAAGCATCCGACCTACCGATTGGACAAATTCGTTTTGACCTAAAAGATGAAGAAGCACTAATTGACTATTCCCTAGATACCCTAGTAAGAGGAAGAGGTTGGGCTACCTCTCTTGTAAAAATGGGGGTAGATACTTTAGACTCTCTTAAACCCAAATACTTAAGAGCGGATGTAAAGTCTGATAATCCAGCATCGAGTGCGGTGTTTTTGCGCCTAGGTTTCCAAGAGGAAGATCCGTCATTCAATCAGAACCTTCAATCAGAACCTTCAATCAGAACCTTTCGCTTACCATTCTATCCGACAGTCAAAGTTGGTTAAACAACTACATTGCCCAATTGTTAACAGACTGGTTAGAGGAAGGTCATCATGTTAAGTGGACACACCACATCAGAGACTTGCAAGGTGGGGATCTATGCTTCTATCTCAGTTATGGCAAGATTGTTCCTCCGTCTGTTCTGTCACAATTTAAACACAACCTAGTAGTGCATGAGAGTGAACTACCGCAAGGTAAAGGTTGGTCACCGCTGACCTGGCAAATTCTGGAAGGCAAAAATGACATTCCTGTAACCTTGTTTGAAGCAGCAAAACAGGTAGACAGTGGGAATATATATTTACAGCAATGGTTACATTTCCAAGGTCATGAAACCATAGATGAGCTGCGCCACGCCCAAGCCCAGTCCACATTAGAATTGTGTAAGGAATTTGTCAGAGAATATCCCGACATATTAAAAAGAACTCGACCTCAAGTGGGTAAATCCTCATTCTATCCCCGTCGAACACCCCAAGACAGTAAGCTGGATCCGCATATTTCCATAGGTGATCAGTTTAATTTACTACGGGTGGTAGATAATGAACGTTACCCGGCATTTTTTGAGTGGGCAGGTCGATTGTACGTAGTTAAAATTTATGTTCAACCTGCTCTGTGACTCGACTTTAGAACCTACCTCCTGTTTCATCGTAGTCTCAAGACGAAGGAGATGATTATGCAGTTAATGAGTCATAATTTTTACAACAGGTGATTGCGAAGCACTCCCTACGGGAGATCTACTTTGCGATCGCCCATAGGGAGTGCTTTGAAGTCGCATTTATATATATTCCGTTGGTTTGTTGGGTTTCGTGCTTCAACCCAACCTACGATTACCCACGACAAAACCAGTCGGGTTTAACCGACTTGGGCTTTGAGACCGAGAATTGATTCCCGGTCTCCCCCACGGACAGTCTCCAGGTAAGGGTTGATTCAACCCAATAATGGTTAATTCCCCAGCGAGCTCCTGTAAGGAGTGCTTCGCGATCTCGCAAGTGCGAGTGCTTCGCAATCGCCCATTTAATTTAAATTCACATATATGAAAACGGATAAATGGTTTTATAAATTATTTTTGTTACAACCGGGGATGCTGGCGGAGTTAATCCCTGGGGTAGATGCCCATTGGCAGTTTAGTTATAGCGCCCAGGTAATAAAGGAAACTGAATTTGATTTTGATGGCATTTTTACACCGCTAACGGATGACCCTACAGTCCCCATAGTGTTTGCAGAAGTCCAGATGCAAACAGAAAAGAATTTCTACCGACGATTTTTTGCTGAGATTTTTCTTTACTTAAAACAGTATGAAGTAAATCGCCCGTGGAAAGGTTTGTTGATTTTGCCCAGTCGAGGCTATAATGTGGGTGCGGAGTTACCTTACCGAGAGTTGTTGGAGCGAAGAGTAACGCGGCTGTACCTAACGGATTTGAGGGAAAGGCAAAACCTGAGTCCCAATTTTACCTTGTTACAGTTGTTAGGAACGAATGAGGAGGAGAGTGGGGAGATAGGTAAGGAACTGTTGCAAAGTGCAGAAACGGAGCCAGAGTTTGAGCATCGGTTGAGTTTGATAGAGACTATACTAGCAAATAAGTTCCCAGATTTGACGAAGGAGATGATTATGCAGTTGCTGGATTTGAAACAAACGGATATTACCCAGTCTCGTTTTTATCAAGAGATTCGTCAGGAGGGTCTCCAGGAAGGTCGCCAGGAAGGTATCCAGGAGAGTCTCCAGAAAATGGTGATTCGCCAACTAACTCGGCGACTGGGGGAGTTGTCGGAGCAACGGTTGGGACAGATCCGGCAATTGTCAGTACCTCAATTAGAAGCACTGGCTGAATCTTTACTGGACTTTAGACAGATTTCTGATTTAGAAGCATGGTTAAAAGATTCACAAAAGTTCAATGATCTAAAACCACAAGTTGATATCCAAAATGGCAATCAACTAGATGTGTAATGAGTCATAATTTTTACAACTGGCGATTGCGAAGCACTCCCTACGGGAGCTCTACTTTGCGAGATCCCATACGGAGTGCTTTGGAATCGCATTTATATATATTCCGTTGGTTTGTTGGGTTTTCTCAACCCAACTACAAGCACCCACGACAAAACCAGTCGGTTGAAAACCGACTTGAGCTTTGAGACAGGGAATTGATTCCCGGTCTCCCCCACGGACAGTCTCCAGGTAAGGGTTGATTCAACCCAATAATGGTTAATTCCTTAGCGAGCTAGGAAGTGCTTCGCGATCGCCCTTTTGTTTTAAAATAAACTTAACTCATATATTATGTTGCAAGCCACCACTATACACATTTCTTATAAAAACAATTTACACAATATACTCCCAGATATAAAAGAACTACTGGACACTTGTTATCCCCGACCACCACGTAATGTTTTTTACCTCCTGATAGAGAAATACTGTGTTGGATTTCCTGTTTATATAGCCAGTGACAACTTTAACAGAATTGTCGGATTTACCTACCTAGCTATCAACAGCAAGGGGGGAACTCTAGAATCCTTAGCCGTGCATCCCGACTTCAGAAATCAAAACCTAGGTTCCCAGCTAGTTAACACCCTTCTCAAGGAGAATAAGGGAGTGATTCAAATTACGACCCGTGTTCCCAAATTTTTTGAGAAACTGGGCTTTGAGTATGTAAAAACCCTTCCCGACCAATCGCACTACATGATAAATATCAACTTTAGTTAAACATATTCCTATGAGCATTGCGATCGCAAGTAAAATATTAGGTAAAAGTCATCCCCCATTCATAATTGCGGAGATGTCGGGTAACCACAACCAGTCTCTTGAAAGAGCCCTAGAAATAGTAGAAGTAGCAGCGAAAGCGGGTGTTGATGCACTCAAACTCCAGACCTATACAGCAGATACCATGACACTAGACATAGAGACAGGGGAATTTTTCATTAACGATCCCAACTCTTTATGGCAAGGAAACTCACTACACAAACTTTATCAGCAAGCCTATACACCATGGGAGTGGCACGAGCCAATATTCAAACGTTGTGAAGAGCTAGGAATAATTGGTTTTAGCACCCCTTTTGACGAGACAGCCATTGAATTTTTAGAGTCATTGAAAGTTCCCTGCTATAAAATAGCATCCTTTGAGAACACCGACCTACCGCTAATTAGAAGAGTTGCCAAAACGGGGAAACCCATGATAATTTCCACAGGGATGGCCAATATATGTGAACTAGATGAAACAGTACGTGCTGCCAGGGAAGCGGGTTGTCAAGACATAATTTTGCTAAAATGCACCAGCACCTATCCAGCCAGTGCAGAGAACAATAACATCGCCACAATTCCCCACCTGCGAGATTTATTTAACGTAGAAGCAGGAATATCAGACCATACATTAGAGCTGTTGGGAAATAAAAGCATATTTCCGGATGACAGAACTTCCCCCATCCCGATTGAATTTATGCTGCATCTAAATAGAAGTTCCATAGCCCTGCACTGACCAACATCAATTGATCATCAAAATCGGTCACACGATTCCTATATACAGAATGTACACAGTTATATCTCTTAATTCCAGAGTGAGCGTGCTCACACACAACTCGCTGACGACTGAGTTCTCGATTCTCCTCCTTTTGCTGCTGTGTTAACTCCTTACCTTTCGGTTTCTTGTGTGGTAAATGGACATTGACAAATTCTTTCTCCAACCCATGAAAACCCAAATCTCCCTCTATTGCTACTTCATCAGGAATGTATTGCACTATCTCTGATTCATGGAGTAGCCGTTTGTCATGCACTTTACCTGCTCTGGTTTTCGTCAGAATAATCACTCGTTTCTCCCTTGTGCTGACTGTAATCTGCTTGCATGTATGCCGCTTTTTCTTGCCAGAGTAATACTCTTTTTGGCGTTCTCGGTTTTGAGGACGCTGGACTGGACGCTCCGTACCATCCACAATCACCTCCTTCACATCTGGAAACCTTTTGGTGAATTCCTGCTCCTGAGTTTGCGTGCTGGCAAAACTTGCTTTTCTCCTAAAGTGGTTTCTAGCACAGACAGTAGTCGATGTACCCAATCATGAGCACAGGAGCGGTCAAAGTTGAACAACACACTCAGCAAGTCAAACGTCGGATAACATTTGCAGTACAGCAGGATATAAAATAGTTTTTCCTCTATACTTCTGAGTGTAGGCTTGCGTCCGCCCCCGGGCGCACGTTTGCGGTTTGCTAAGGAGTTGAACACGGTGCGTTCATAGGTATCAGCAAACTGAGATAACAGCTCGTTGAATGCTTGGCGGTTAAGTCCAGTCATTGCTCGTAGCAGTCGCTCTTGATTCAGGATGCGGTCTAAGTTCAACATTAATGTCACCCTACTTGTCTGCTTGATTATTATCCCTTATTTTCCAACAACTCTATTAGGTATAGGGGTATCAGTAGCGAGTGTAGCCATAGGAGCCAGTGTAATAGAAAAACACTTTACCCTTTCCCGGTCTGATGGTGGAGTGGATGCCAGTTTTTCCATGGAACCGGAGGAAATGGCCCAACTTGTGGTAGAGTCGAAAAGAGCTTGGCAAGCTTTAGGTCAAGTTCGTTATGGATCCACCGAAGAGGAGAAAAAATCGTTAATATTTAGGCGTAGCTTATATGTAGCTGAAGATATGAAAGCTGGAGAGATATTAACCAAAGAGAATGTGAGAGCGATTCGTCCAGGCTTAGGATTGCCCCCCAAGTATTTAGAATCACTCCTCGGATTAGCTGTGAAGAAAGATGTTAAAGCGGGAACTCCTTTATCCTTTGAGTTGTTGAAGTGACCTGTTTTCCTGGGATCCCCCTTGGTGCGATATGATGTAAAGAAATGTAAAATAATCGCAATCCTTGGTTTATTTATGCAACAAGTTATGATATTATGCTGGCATGAGGTAATTGTTCCTCCTGTGTCTAAATGAAATATAAACTAAACTATAAGGTGCAGAGCTTTGACGGTCTGGCGTTGCATATTTGCGGGATGAATTAACTAAACGCGGGTATTACTTCATACTTTAAATAGTGAAGTAATAATTTAATTGAATACCTAAGCATATCTACAGATTTTGAATAGCATAGCGTTTTTCTATGTAGTCGCGCTAAGTAGTGACGTAAACGTGTATTTTCACCCTCTACCCTAGTCATATATGTTTTGCTCACAATATGGTCTTCTGGCTGAATAAAACTCGGATAAACCCTCCACCCATCAGTAACATAAAAAAAGCATTGCCAGAGTTTAACGATGTCCCACAAAGGTCTCCAACTCATCAAGCTCACCTACCAAGGGTGTTTCCTGGTGGAGCATCTGGAAGTATGGAACCAATTTGTTTTGGCCAGTAAATAATGGTTGTATGATGAACGCCTTTATCGCGTTCAATTGCTCTAAATCCCATACCGTTAACATAATTTTAATACAACAGATGTTTATAAATTATGGCAAAAAATCACGAATTAACGCAAAATATATGGATAACATTAAAAATAGTCTTAACCCTAAGCATTACGGCAAGAATACTTTATTAGATAATTTATTAGGTGCTTTATTTTGCATCTACATTTTGTCTGGGTGGATAGGTTATGTAAACTCGGTAAACAGGGTAGTAACAATTGCCAATCTTATTTGGATTGTGACGGGATTATTACTTCTCATGATTGAAACTCTTAGTTTTAAGAAGCAGTATAAATTTACATATCAGTTAGTTGGAATATTGTTATTGGGTTTTTTACTCAATTCATTAGTAAGAAGTAATACATCAGTTTTTCTATTAGCACGACCGCTATCAAATGTGGGCATAGCCCTATTTTTGCTCCGAAAGAAGTTGGCGAGTTTTGTGTTGCCATTCATTTATTTAGTATTTGCATTTGTATGTAGTTACTTCATATACTTTATTATTTATAGGGGAATAGACCCTAACAAAATATTTTTGCTTTCCAGTAGAAATTTAGTTTCTATACTTTTAATTTATTACAGTGCAATTTTGTATATTATTAATGACAAAGTAGGTTTTGGAAAACCAATTTTACCTGCAGCAGTGACTTTAATTCTTTCGGTCGTCTCATACGGTAGATCTGGTATTATTTCCAGTTTTTTTTTAATTACTGGAATCTTGTTGTTAAATTCCTCTGAGAAAAGGAAATCTACTGAATTTAATATTTTTATAGTTCTTTGCGGTATTGTTTTCCTAACCTTTATTGTTGCTAACCGGGCTGATATTACAAAGATAATTAATAATATTACTCATTATTTTCAGTATCTTGAGCTTAAAGGTTTGGCTGATAAGGACGGTCGGGAGCTTATATGGCGCAGATATATTCGTAGTATAGATTGGGTAGGATTTATTTTTGGATCAGACGCAAAATACGCTTCCAGTGTTGTTGGCTTTGGAGGCAATTATCATAATTCCTTTCTTGACCTTCATGCCGATTTTGGGATATCAGGCATTATTTACATGTGTTTGTTACTAAATGCCATGCTCAAGCTATTTAATCTAAATAGACTACTATTGTTGATTCTTGTTACAATCGTCATGAGATTATCAACAGATAGTTTTCTTTTTCAAAGTCAATATAGTTTTACCGTGTTCTATATTACATTTTATGCTTTTAAAGCGAGAGAGTTATGT is a window encoding:
- a CDS encoding aminotransferase class III-fold pyridoxal phosphate-dependent enzyme, which produces MRCSECGDFILLNELQLRHDAKMPRRMRAYAALVEEKYGLLVYPVVVNILQPGPTEIIRKGCHVWDLDGREYIDMSIMGIGTNILGYGHPEIDEVVHNTVSLGNMSTLNCPEEVYLAERLVELHPWADMVRFARTGGEANAIAIRIARAASGRDKVAICGYHGWHDWYLAANLGDEQNLAGHLLPGLEPNGVPQDLRNTIYPFNYNHFDELEALVRNNDIGVIKMEVSRSEGPQAGFLEKVRQLATDKGIVLIFDECTSGFRQTFGGLHKLYGVEPDMAMFGKALGNGYAITATIGRREVMEAAQTTFISSTFWTERIGPTAGLKTLEVMERIQSWEQITQTGKKIGERWKKLADKYGLNLKVSGLPALIGFSFPGSRMLEYKTLITQEMLAQGYLAANSVYVCTEHTQQVLDGYFDALDPVFSLIAECEAGRDLTTLLKSPVCHSGFKRLN
- a CDS encoding PIG-L deacetylase family protein is translated as MVKSILVIAAHPDDEVLGCGGAIASYTAQGVPVNIIFLADGISSRDAHNISELECRHLAAKKAAHCLGISDISFSDFPDNQLDTVPLLSIVKQVEQAIARYRPDTVFTHHVGDVNIDHQKVHQAVVTACRPQPQHPVKTLLFFEVASSTEWQPPGSAPNFQPNWFIDISHTLTLKQQALAFYKEELRPFPHSRSQEAVTALARWRGATVGVKAAEAFILGRHLDESSH
- the pseG gene encoding UDP-2,4-diacetamido-2,4,6-trideoxy-beta-L-altropyranose hydrolase produces the protein MKVAIRVDSSHPMGSGHLVRCRTLAEELRLRGADVRFICRDHPGNLVHLLTRSAFSVTVLPAPPLCEPTAEYYTQWLGVSSETDAAETIEALEGEIPDWLIVDHYGIDQFWERKLRPHVGKILIIDDLANRPHDCDVLLDQNYQLPNHSYEKLVPNDCQLLLGCHYALLSPEYWQYRQTLASRNGKLERVLIFLGGTDPQNITGKVLSALSAPEFAFLHLDVVVGSSNPHKLLLQQQIQQRPRTNFYENLPHLAQLMAHADLAIGAGGTTTWERLCLGLPSLVISIAENQVPACLALSDVGAIIYLGTANTVKIEDIQNSISSLFHNTDTLEKISYGCRHYVDGLGAKRVTEYLKPTHQNQLRLRRARITDKWFYYTWVNDIEVRRQSFNSEPISWQEHEAWFDRKIADNDCYLCVLEASDLPIGQIRFDLKDEEALIDYSLDTLVRGRGWATSLVKMGVDTLDSLKPKYLRADVKSDNPASSAVFLRLGFQEEDPSFNQNLQSEPSIRTFRLPFYPTVKVG
- a CDS encoding formyltransferase family protein; protein product: MLTDWLEEGHHVKWTHHIRDLQGGDLCFYLSYGKIVPPSVLSQFKHNLVVHESELPQGKGWSPLTWQILEGKNDIPVTLFEAAKQVDSGNIYLQQWLHFQGHETIDELRHAQAQSTLELCKEFVREYPDILKRTRPQVGKSSFYPRRTPQDSKLDPHISIGDQFNLLRVVDNERYPAFFEWAGRLYVVKIYVQPAL
- a CDS encoding DUF2887 domain-containing protein, whose protein sequence is MKTDKWFYKLFLLQPGMLAELIPGVDAHWQFSYSAQVIKETEFDFDGIFTPLTDDPTVPIVFAEVQMQTEKNFYRRFFAEIFLYLKQYEVNRPWKGLLILPSRGYNVGAELPYRELLERRVTRLYLTDLRERQNLSPNFTLLQLLGTNEEESGEIGKELLQSAETEPEFEHRLSLIETILANKFPDLTKEMIMQLLDLKQTDITQSRFYQEIRQEGLQEGRQEGIQESLQKMVIRQLTRRLGELSEQRLGQIRQLSVPQLEALAESLLDFRQISDLEAWLKDSQKFNDLKPQVDIQNGNQLDV
- a CDS encoding GNAT family N-acetyltransferase, whose amino-acid sequence is MLQATTIHISYKNNLHNILPDIKELLDTCYPRPPRNVFYLLIEKYCVGFPVYIASDNFNRIVGFTYLAINSKGGTLESLAVHPDFRNQNLGSQLVNTLLKENKGVIQITTRVPKFFEKLGFEYVKTLPDQSHYMININFS
- a CDS encoding N-acetylneuraminate synthase family protein, translating into MSIAIASKILGKSHPPFIIAEMSGNHNQSLERALEIVEVAAKAGVDALKLQTYTADTMTLDIETGEFFINDPNSLWQGNSLHKLYQQAYTPWEWHEPIFKRCEELGIIGFSTPFDETAIEFLESLKVPCYKIASFENTDLPLIRRVAKTGKPMIISTGMANICELDETVRAAREAGCQDIILLKCTSTYPASAENNNIATIPHLRDLFNVEAGISDHTLELLGNKSIFPDDRTSPIPIEFMLHLNRSSIALH
- a CDS encoding transposase family protein, producing MKEVIVDGTERPVQRPQNRERQKEYYSGKKKRHTCKQITVSTREKRVIILTKTRAGKVHDKRLLHESEIVQYIPDEVAIEGDLGFHGLEKEFVNVHLPHKKPKGKELTQQQKEENRELSRQRVVCEHAHSGIKRYNCVHSVYRNRVTDFDDQLMLVSAGLWNFYLDAA
- a CDS encoding helix-turn-helix domain-containing protein, whose protein sequence is MLNLDRILNQERLLRAMTGLNRQAFNELLSQFADTYERTVFNSLANRKRAPGGGRKPTLRSIEEKLFYILLYCKCYPTFDLLSVLFNFDRSCAHDWVHRLLSVLETTLGEKQVLPARKLRSRNSPKGFQM
- a CDS encoding N-acetylneuraminate synthase family protein, which encodes MIIIPYFPTTLLGIGVSVASVAIGASVIEKHFTLSRSDGGVDASFSMEPEEMAQLVVESKRAWQALGQVRYGSTEEEKKSLIFRRSLYVAEDMKAGEILTKENVRAIRPGLGLPPKYLESLLGLAVKKDVKAGTPLSFELLK